A stretch of Mya arenaria isolate MELC-2E11 chromosome 14, ASM2691426v1 DNA encodes these proteins:
- the LOC128216275 gene encoding uncharacterized protein LOC128216275, whose protein sequence is MEVHTEVPNCSHEVCLLDATYKTTKYDLPLFFVSVNTNVGYMVVGSFIVPSESSYNIGRGLQVLKAWNPSWNPTYFMTDYDRKEINAIENTFPGCFTYLCDFHREQAWQRWVGPSNGITESADLLKSVSIILRRIANSQSEEEFIVAVETLKDSVDWKENHKFRTWFQRYWLSVSERWVQYHRQTYLIVRVNTTNGLERQHKEFKENYLANYTMGSLSSMVTTLVKKFLPERYIR, encoded by the exons ATGGAAGTTCATACAGAAGTTCCAAATTGCA GTCATGAAGTCTGTCTTTTGGATGCAACATATAAAACAACCAAATATGACCTCccattgttttttgttagtGTCAACACAAATGTGGGGTATATGGTTGTTGGAAGTTTTATAGTGCCGTCAGAGTCTTCCTACAACATTGGGCGAGGTCTTCAGGTACTCAAGGCTTGGAACCCTTCCTGGAACCCAACATACTTCATGACAGATTATGATCGTAAAGAAATCAATGCCATAGAAAATACTTTTCCAG GTTGTTTTACATACTTGTGCGACTTCCATCGGGAACAAGCTTGGCAGCGCTGGGTTGGACCATCCAATGGTATTACAGAATCCGCTGACCTTCTAAAAAGTGTTAGTATTAT ATTGAGGAGGATTGCCAACTCTCAGTCAGAGGAAGAGTTCATTGTAGCTGTTGAAACGCTCAAGGACTCTGTAGATTGGAAAGAAAATCACAAGTTCCGCACATGGTTTCAGAGATACTGGCTATCTGTGTCAGAG AGATGGGTTCAATACCACCGTCAGACATATTTGATTGTGCGGGTGAACACTACAAATGGTCTGGAAAGGCAGCACAAGGAGTTTAAAGAGAACTACTTGGCCAACTATACGATGGGGTCATTGAGCAGTATGGTCACTACTTTGGTAAAAAAGTTCCTTCCAGAGCGCTACATTAGGTAA